The sequence below is a genomic window from Bombus pascuorum chromosome 15, iyBomPasc1.1, whole genome shotgun sequence.
tattaaattttattagaatactAATACATATTACCTAAtctatatatagataatacatatcatttaatttgtttgtctaattaaaaaaaaccCTTCattcttttactatttttaagaGGTCATTTCTTATTTTGGAATTTGATTACCAGCGCGTACTCTGTTTAACCCCTTTCGACGTCAGGCACTGCGAGACAAAAATTTCGTCATACAACCAAATTTCATGACAGCAATTCTACgattaacaaacaaataacaactttattttctattaacgTAAATGAAACAATACCTTAATAATGTTTCATTATTTCAACTTTCACAACATAAAATCTGAAGatctgaataatttttatcattttgtatAAGCGGCATTCTAtgcttttcattttatctgcataaatatattttaaatacaattatttcaaagaaatcaaATGTTTCAATAATATCTTAAACTTGCGTCATGAACAATCgattcaaaatattgaataaggTTTTTTTATACTGAAAAAGGTTTTCTTCACATAGGAAGTACGATATTGGAAATGGATTACCTTCCATGGCTTGCCAGGTTCAAATTCAGGTACAAGATCGGTGAAAGCAGCAGCACCAGCAGCTGCACCAGTTGGCTGCCAATCCTTTCCATCAGTGGAATCCGAGTTACCTGGGTCTGGCCATCCACTCTCTCCAAGTCTGGTGGACCATGTACCATCTCCTTGACCCAACAAAGGATTCATGTTAGGACTACTGTGTGATCGTGTTAAACCAGCCGGTGTAGCTGCTGGCTTACTGGTTGTTCCTGGTGCTCTCGAGAACTCGTTCGTAACTAACTCTCCATCCTTGTCCAAAGAAGGTAACTTCCACTGATTCAGTCTTGACTGTTGCTGActctataataaaaaattaattttcacatCACAAATCTAACTATTACTCTCATTGTTTCTTTCTAATACaacaaaaatgaattatttcgttcatttttcacgagaataaattaaaaacattgtatataaatttttctatgaagTATATATAACTTCTTACACAATAAAAAATGTACTTACAACAGGAGGTTCCTTATTCATTGTCAAATCTGTGAAACTATTTTGCAAAGCTGACATAGGATCATGTACTGAGCTCTTATAGTATTCTGAGCTTTGAGATGGTGGCACAGGgtgttgttgctgctgttgctgctgctgctgctgttgttgttgttgcttcATGTAAGTAGCTTGTTGCACAGCAATTTGGTTTTGAAGGTTTGCTATTTgctgttttgtttttgtaatttgtacACTGATCTGAAGAACAGATTGGCCATTGCCCTTCATTGTACTTTGCACAGAATGTTGTTGATGAAGCTGTTGTAAGACTTTGATTTGTTGTAATAGTTGGTTCAAAAGTATTAGAGTTTGAGGTGCAAGTggttgatttaaaatttgatggTTTAAGTAACCTTCCTGGACGGCTAGCTGAATCTGTTGTACTAACATACGCAGTTGTTGAGTACTGGGTTGATTCTGAGGAGCTCTGGAAGcctagaattaaaaaaaaaaagaataactaTTTGCTATAAGTATAACAAATCTTAACAggcaaattttaaataattatctgAATATCTATCAATTAGCAATACTAACAACATTTACCTGATTGAAAGGTGGTTGAGGTGCATTACTACTAggttgttgttgttgtaaTGGAACAGCAgtttgttgctgttgttgttgtaatttcaataaactTGCACTAGCAACCGATCCTCCCACACTACCAGTTGCATTTCCACTTGGCACTCCAGCACcctataattaacaattagtACACACAAACTGTCACTTCATATGCAATATTACAGCTAATTCTAAATTTCAGTATATAAATGTCACTTAAGATATAAACATACTGGTGAGTAATGTCTATAAACacacatatttatatacacattGCTTAACGTttgatacattaaaaataacattaagaagtgaaaatttattaagatatagaaaatgagTTATACGACCATAGCATAAAATAGACCAATATGTAAGAATGTGCCAATCAAAAGTGTTTTATAACTGTgagaaaatttacaattaatgcAAATTTAAATGTGCAAGACATTATGTTTATTGTGGCATATTAAAACACGTTAATATTTAAAGGATAACATAAATACATTTGATCGTGCTTTATTACAATCAAAGTAAAAAGAAGGAGTAAActagtatttaaataataatatgaactGCTTTGGTTcagaaaattatcaaataactATATTAGTTTTTACCGGAGGAAAAGACATTTGCTGTGCGACGTGATTAAATCTAGGATATGCTGGCGCAGTTGTAGCTTGATTTGTCGGATCATAAGTGGAGTGTGCGTCATGTCTTCTCCATTGGTCTAAAGGCCGCACTTGACTCAGAAGTTCCAAAGCTTCCTCTCTATTCATTTCACGAGTTCTCAATGCCAATTCAACATCCTCTTTCTATAAACAACAAATAATCATTAAGtgcattaattaaaagaaggTATTTGCTTAatcaaaacataaatataagaaatgaaTTTGTCAAATGCATTAAATTGAACAAACAACAATGACTATATCGACAAGTATCGTATCACAATAAACATATTCAAAATTGttagatttttatacaataataaaattattatatcaataattattattgaaaatattagaatGGAGATCCTATATTTCTAGTGTTTTAGTattcttcaattatattttgaacatattttatttaatcaatttaaataatttatacgtacTTTGTATCCCATGTCACAAAGATATCTAAATTCCCTGCTATTCCATATAACTTCCTTTGTAAGAGTTGGTTTCGTAGGATGACCCCAACTAGGAGTAGGATCCATATCAGTATCAGCCCAGCTTCCAGTGGGTCCCATTGGTTTAGGTTTGTGCGCACTGGGTCCACCCCAAGTGCCAGGATTTAATTGAGCTTCGTTCCAGGTACTTGGTGTTTTTGGATCATCCCATGAACCTGTATCATGTGGTCCTTCAGCCCAACTACCATTTCGTCCACCAGCAGCACCAGGATGTCCCCACATTGGTCCACTAACATCTGGTTTCATTCCAGGTTGAGCTGGCATTCTATTCTGTGGCATGCCCGGAGGACATTGCATTCCTATAAGTTGCAAAAAtgtagttttattaaattcttacaGTTCGCAAAAAAGTTCCCAACcacgaataaaattcaaagagcatgaacaatatatatatatgtaaagaaaacaaacaaacctCCTCTCCCTATATTTGGCGTTGGGAGATCCTTCCAATGAGAAACCTTACTACCAGGTATGGTCCTTTGATTAACTGCAGGATTTCCCCATAAACTTGTGCCATCGTCATAGTTTGGGACATTTCTTCTTTGCGTTGGTGGAGAAGGCTCTTCCCAACCTGATGGTTTCCCTGGCATAATATCCTTTGGTGGTGGTGCAGCCCACTGATTTATATTGGAAGGATTTAACATCTTTGTTGGAGGGCCTGAAGGATGTTGATGTCCCATTTGGTGATGTGGAGGACCTGGTGGTTGACCCCACATTGCATCCGCATTGGCACCGTTTAACCTTCCAGAAATCCCACGGGGATCCCCACGCATGTCTGCCATCCTAGGATCACGAGCCATTGGATCCATGACACGTATGTGTTCTCGAGGATCCAAAGACATTCTGTGGTCACGGGGATCTCGCATCTCTCTAGGATCAACAGAACGGAGATCTCTAGGATCTCGATGATCGATCCTTGGATCACCCCAGTTGGatcctataaaatatatcattcgtaatttattttagaattagaTCTTCAATAACATGAAAAGTTTTAGGTAGAaggtttttattttcgattaaCTTTctgaatattgaaaaaatcttaatataatatattcttaaaaagtTAACCATATAATAAAAGACATAAACGATCAGAATTTAAAGTATAatgcttttttaatattgtacaaattgcaatcaaataataatcaaataataatcaattaataatcaaataataatctttttaaagAGGAAatggaggaaaaagaaaagtatttcaatataataataattacctcCCCACATACCAGTTTGGTTACTGGTACCTGTCGTCCATTGGCCAGCTGCAGAATTTGGTTGGGAAGATGTGGGGGCACCAGTCCACATATTAGATGTATCTGCAGCTTCATCATCTTCACCCCAAGTTCCACCAATGTTTGTTGCTGGTGTATGACCCCAAGGTGTTTTAGCTTGTTGCTGAGGTGGAGGTTGACCACCATTTCTGAGATTAGCTTCCCATAAATCTGTGCCATTGTTTACTGGTGTCTTCCACATTGGAACTCCATCTTTTGACATACTAGGTTCTGGAGATGTCGGGACATCCCAGTTTGTGTCCTGATTCACATTCTGCTATAACATAAATGCAAAATTCGATGTTAGTATGTTACAGtactcaaatataaaatataagtgtGCAAAATGATCAAAGACAGATTTATGCCTacactaataccttatatgaTAGCAGAGATACTCACACAACCCCAACCATCTTGACTAAAAAGTGCTTCCCTCACTGTATTtaactgttctaattgttgCTTTGTTGAAGGATTATTGTTTGCAGGTGTATTACTACTGTTAACAGATCCCTGAGCCTGATTGTTTGACtgattattattgttactgGAATTCGactgttgctgctgttgttgctgttgttgggctgaagtattattattttgaacaGAAGAGTTCTGACTTGATCCTCCAGGATTATTAGATTTTCCCTGTGACCATTGGTTGCTGTTTTGACCACCCTGACTTGTGCCACTTGATTGAGAAGTGGGTGGACCTGATTGTTGATTTGATTGTTGATTTGGATTGCTCACTTTATTCACGTTAcctaagaaataaatatctaaacATATTCTGCTATGAAAGTCATTCCATAcattcaatttaatatttaaacagaaatttaaaattacttaagATAAGAACTTAacaaaacaaatacaaaatggTTACCTGGGACATTTTGTCCACCTGGAGGTCCTTGATTTTGATTTGAATTTGGATTTCCAGCAACGGACCTGTTTACACTGTTTCCAGTCCAATTACCAGGTGCTCCGCTACTTCCGGAAGGATTCCCAGAGTTTCCTCCCCAACCCGATtgattgttgttgttgttatttgTAGTACTAGTTTGTGTAGAGCCCCAATTTGTAGTTCCACCGCTATTCAATGAATTTTCACC
It includes:
- the LOC132914611 gene encoding protein Gawky isoform X2; amino-acid sequence: MFPHNSSSHEISTETNAFVQNSMGDVVVLGKSSPIRVGEGRESENDRYCDIEFINNMMAKPNSHRENTAANDFLTVLSNQTGKFILTSRSSTCQSVASSTTKHPTKNHLLTSFSVLNIRVLSISVNLRLTGDKCAIDEGVPSLVRIPKSDRPSSGHFSLDSLDNYSLLGSCLHPGKYNNIKSNSSLLSNNNDNYKSVILLSSTSNHYFLRVEMDGGAIAMRLRTSKILILNLKEKTVEMLSWVINGISDVATITVGALSFQDNVKSNEPSGTYFASYRYSGSYTRLGPEFVKSLSKSTIGDRFRVKGENQDEFALYIPTMTTCKPTMTLTRQSASRIIGVPGSRPNYFEILWPDQMHTPHKFYGSLSNCLTEYHNDSLPEGKEKENNSSKCFGNFNEQIQYRNIGENTINDNELKRIRSQTAVYFNDEHYTQTGVFCFCGFERNYDCQNSHELIERNVSISLSCSSLLKRTKLKYQAFTGVIDGRYSSENLCDLYQSRETLFKVLQAIGFNVENIFTESLVNSKQFSLTSSTCQTAQFIDSENSNEAMKTDAIAVNLHNCNQFKKYKAAAPGSKDKRTTNGNLTVSTPVEEISSRNYPISSFSGRKEVDNANGASRTYLIHCARNLIAASIGVSKDILQAYRTDLKHVLTLLFGQICDLDEFNLGYKKRWGIPGILRLAGGGENSLNSGGTTNWGSTQTSTTNNNNNNQSGWGGNSGNPSGSSGAPGNWTGNSVNRSVAGNPNSNQNQGPPGGQNVPGNVNKVSNPNQQSNQQSGPPTSQSSGTSQGGQNSNQWSQGKSNNPGGSSQNSSVQNNNTSAQQQQQQQQQSNSSNNNNQSNNQAQGSVNSSNTPANNNPSTKQQLEQLNTVREALFSQDGWGCNVNQDTNWDVPTSPEPSMSKDGVPMWKTPVNNGTDLWEANLRNGGQPPPQQQAKTPWGHTPATNIGGTWGEDDEAADTSNMWTGAPTSSQPNSAAGQWTTGTSNQTGMWGGSNWGDPRIDHRDPRDLRSVDPREMRDPRDHRMSLDPREHIRVMDPMARDPRMADMRGDPRGISGRLNGANADAMWGQPPGPPHHQMGHQHPSGPPTKMLNPSNINQWAAPPPKDIMPGKPSGWEEPSPPTQRRNVPNYDDGTSLWGNPAVNQRTIPGSKVSHWKDLPTPNIGRGGMQCPPGMPQNRMPAQPGMKPDVSGPMWGHPGAAGGRNGSWAEGPHDTGSWDDPKTPSTWNEAQLNPGTWGGPSAHKPKPMGPTGSWADTDMDPTPSWGHPTKPTLTKEVIWNSREFRYLCDMGYKKEDVELALRTREMNREEALELLSQVRPLDQWRRHDAHSTYDPTNQATTAPAYPRFNHVAQQMSFPPGAGVPSGNATGSVGGSVASASLLKLQQQQQQTAVPLQQQQPSSNAPQPPFNQVNVASRAPQNQPSTQQLRMLVQQIQLAVQEGYLNHQILNQPLAPQTLILLNQLLQQIKVLQQLHQQHSVQSTMKGNGQSVLQISVQITKTKQQIANLQNQIAVQQATYMKQQQQQQQQQQQQQQHPVPPSQSSEYYKSSVHDPMSALQNSFTDLTMNKEPPVSQQQSRLNQWKLPSLDKDGELVTNEFSRAPGTTSKPAATPAGLTRSHSSPNMNPLLGQGDGTWSTRLGESGWPDPGNSDSTDGKDWQPTGAAAGAAAFTDLVPEFEPGKPWKGTQMKSIEDDPSITPGSIVRSPLSLATIKDPDAIFSSSSKTSPPPQQPTNPDTSIPSLSNSTWTFNPPATTPNAFTSSKNTWGESAPPPTAVTSELWGAPMSKVRGPPPGLSSKSTGNTSNGWAGFGTVSRSSSWGFQSSTNAAWVSTWLLLKNLTPQIDGSTLKTLCMQHGPVQDFRLYLNHGIALTKYSSRDEAIKAQGALNNCVLGNTTIFAESPADTEVHSLLQQLSHGGQQQAGATTGAGWGLRPSNKTGPPPDTWGGSSSQLWGAPPSSNSLWSSAGIDSNDQQRATPSSLNSYLPGDLLGGESM
- the LOC132914611 gene encoding protein Gawky isoform X1; protein product: MFPHNSSSHEISTETNAFVQNSMGDVVVLGKSSPIRVGEGRESENDRYCDIEFINNMMAKPNSHRENTAANDFLTVLSNQTGKFILTSRSSTCQSVASSTTKHPTKNHLLTSFSVLNIRVLSISVNLRLTGDKCAIDEGVPSLVRIPKSDRPSSGHFSLDSLDNYSLLGSCLHPGKYNNIKSNSSLLSNNNDNYKSVILLSSTSNHYFLRVEMDGGAIAMRLRTSKILILNLKEKTVEMLSWVINGISDVATITVGALSFQDNVKSNEPSGTYFASYRYSGSYTRLGPEFVKSLSKSTIGDRFRVKGENQDEFALYIPTMTTCKPTMTLTRQSASRIIGVPGSRPNYFEILWPDQMHTPHKFYGSLSNCLTEYHNDSLPEGKEKENNSSKCFGNFNEQIQYRNIGENTINDNELKRIRSQTAVYFNDEHYTQTGVFCFCGFERNYDCQNSHELIERNVSISLSCSSLLKRTKLKYQAFTGVIDGRYSSENLCDLYQSRETLFKVLQAIGFNVENIFTESLVNSKQFSLTSSTCQTAQFIDSENSNEAMKTDAIAVNLHNCNQFKKYKAAAPGSKDKRTTNGNLTVSTPVEEISSRNYPISSFSGRKEVDNANGASRTYLIHCARNLIAASIGVSKDILQAYRTDLKHVLTLLFGQICDLDEFNLGYKKRWGIPGILRLAGGGENSLNSGGTTNWGSTQTSTTNNNNNNQSGWGGNSGNPSGSSGAPGNWTGNSVNRSVAGNPNSNQNQGPPGGQNVPGNVNKVSNPNQQSNQQSGPPTSQSSGTSQGGQNSNQWSQGKSNNPGGSSQNSSVQNNNTSAQQQQQQQQQSNSSNNNNQSNNQAQGSVNSSNTPANNNPSTKQQLEQLNTVREALFSQDGWGCQNVNQDTNWDVPTSPEPSMSKDGVPMWKTPVNNGTDLWEANLRNGGQPPPQQQAKTPWGHTPATNIGGTWGEDDEAADTSNMWTGAPTSSQPNSAAGQWTTGTSNQTGMWGGSNWGDPRIDHRDPRDLRSVDPREMRDPRDHRMSLDPREHIRVMDPMARDPRMADMRGDPRGISGRLNGANADAMWGQPPGPPHHQMGHQHPSGPPTKMLNPSNINQWAAPPPKDIMPGKPSGWEEPSPPTQRRNVPNYDDGTSLWGNPAVNQRTIPGSKVSHWKDLPTPNIGRGGMQCPPGMPQNRMPAQPGMKPDVSGPMWGHPGAAGGRNGSWAEGPHDTGSWDDPKTPSTWNEAQLNPGTWGGPSAHKPKPMGPTGSWADTDMDPTPSWGHPTKPTLTKEVIWNSREFRYLCDMGYKKEDVELALRTREMNREEALELLSQVRPLDQWRRHDAHSTYDPTNQATTAPAYPRFNHVAQQMSFPPGAGVPSGNATGSVGGSVASASLLKLQQQQQQTAVPLQQQQPSSNAPQPPFNQVNVASRAPQNQPSTQQLRMLVQQIQLAVQEGYLNHQILNQPLAPQTLILLNQLLQQIKVLQQLHQQHSVQSTMKGNGQSVLQISVQITKTKQQIANLQNQIAVQQATYMKQQQQQQQQQQQQQQHPVPPSQSSEYYKSSVHDPMSALQNSFTDLTMNKEPPVSQQQSRLNQWKLPSLDKDGELVTNEFSRAPGTTSKPAATPAGLTRSHSSPNMNPLLGQGDGTWSTRLGESGWPDPGNSDSTDGKDWQPTGAAAGAAAFTDLVPEFEPGKPWKGTQMKSIEDDPSITPGSIVRSPLSLATIKDPDAIFSSSSKTSPPPQQPTNPDTSIPSLSNSTWTFNPPATTPNAFTSSKNTWGESAPPPTAVTSELWGAPMSKVRGPPPGLSSKSTGNTSNGWAGFGTVSRSSSWGFQSSTNAAWVSTWLLLKNLTPQIDGSTLKTLCMQHGPVQDFRLYLNHGIALTKYSSRDEAIKAQGALNNCVLGNTTIFAESPADTEVHSLLQQLSHGGQQQAGATTGAGWGLRPSNKTGPPPDTWGGSSSQLWGAPPSSNSLWSSAGIDSNDQQRATPSSLNSYLPGDLLGGESM
- the LOC132914611 gene encoding protein Gawky isoform X3, which translates into the protein MFPHNSSSHEISTETNAFVQNSMGDVVVLGKSSPIRVGEGRESENDRYCDIEFINNMMAKPNSHRENTAANDFLTVLSNQTGKFILTSRSSTCQSVASSTTKHPTKNHLLTSFSVLNIRVLSISVNLRLTGDKCAIDEGVPSLVRIPKSDRPSSGHFSLDSLDNYSLLGSCLHPGKYNNIKSNSSLLSNNNDNYKSVILLSSTSNHYFLRVEMDGGAIAMRLRTSKILILNLKEKTVEMLSWVINGISDVATITVGALSFQDNVKSNEPSGTYFASYRYSGSYTRLGPEFVKSLSKSTIGDRFRVKGENQDEFALYIPTMTTCKPTMTLTRQSASRIIGVPGSRPNYFEILWPDQMHTPHKFYGSLSNCLTEYHNDSLPEGKEKENNSSKCFGNFNEQIQYRNIGENTINDNELKRIRSQTAVYFNDEHYTQTGVFCFCGFERNYDCQNSHELIERNVSISLSCSSLLKRTKLKYQAFTGVIDGRYSSENLCDLYQSRETLFKVLQAIGFNVENIFTESLVNSKQFSLTSSTCQTAQFIDSENSNEAMKTDAIAVNLHNCNQFKKYKAAAPGSKDKRTTNGNLTVSTPVEEISSRNYPISSFSGRKEVDNANGASRTYLIHCARNLIAASIGVSKDILQAYRTDLKHVLTLLFGQICDLDEFNLGYKKRWGIPGILRLAGGGENSLNSGGTTNWGSTQTSTTNNNNNNQSGWGGNSGNPSGSSGAPGNWTGNSVNRSVAGNPNSNQNQGPPGGQNVPGNVNKVSNPNQQSNQQSGPPTSQSSGTSQGGQNSNQWSQGKSNNPGGSSQNSSVQNNNTSAQQQQQQQQQSNSSNNNNQSNNQAQGSVNSSNTPANNNPSTKQQLEQLNTVREALFSQDGWGCQNVNQDTNWDVPTSPEPSMSKDGVPMWKTPVNNGTDLWEANLRNGGQPPPQQQAKTPWGHTPATNIGGTWGEDDEAADTSNMWTGAPTSSQPNSAAGQWTTGTSNQTGMWGGSNWGDPRIDHRDPRDLRSVDPREMRDPRDHRMSLDPREHIRVMDPMARDPRMADMRGDPRGISGRLNGANADAMWGQPPGPPHHQMGHQHPSGPPTKMLNPSNINQWAAPPPKDIMPGKPSGWEEPSPPTQRRNVPNYDDGTSLWGNPAVNQRTIPGSKVSHWKDLPTPNIGRGGMQCPPGMPQNRMPAQPGMKPDVSGPMWGHPGAAGGRNGSWAEGPHDTGSWDDPKTPSTWNEAQLNPGTWGGPSAHKPKPMGPTGSWADTDMDPTPSWGHPTKPTLTKEVIWNSREFRYLCDMGYKKEDVELALRTREMNREEALELLSQVRPLDQWRRHDAHSTYDPTNQATTAPAYPRFNHVAQQMSFPPGAGVPSGNATGSVGGSVASASLLKLQQQQQQTAVPLQQQQPSSNAPQPPFNQASRAPQNQPSTQQLRMLVQQIQLAVQEGYLNHQILNQPLAPQTLILLNQLLQQIKVLQQLHQQHSVQSTMKGNGQSVLQISVQITKTKQQIANLQNQIAVQQATYMKQQQQQQQQQQQQQQHPVPPSQSSEYYKSSVHDPMSALQNSFTDLTMNKEPPVSQQQSRLNQWKLPSLDKDGELVTNEFSRAPGTTSKPAATPAGLTRSHSSPNMNPLLGQGDGTWSTRLGESGWPDPGNSDSTDGKDWQPTGAAAGAAAFTDLVPEFEPGKPWKGTQMKSIEDDPSITPGSIVRSPLSLATIKDPDAIFSSSSKTSPPPQQPTNPDTSIPSLSNSTWTFNPPATTPNAFTSSKNTWGESAPPPTAVTSELWGAPMSKVRGPPPGLSSKSTGNTSNGWAGFGTVSRSSSWGFQSSTNAAWVSTWLLLKNLTPQIDGSTLKTLCMQHGPVQDFRLYLNHGIALTKYSSRDEAIKAQGALNNCVLGNTTIFAESPADTEVHSLLQQLSHGGQQQAGATTGAGWGLRPSNKTGPPPDTWGGSSSQLWGAPPSSNSLWSSAGIDSNDQQRATPSSLNSYLPGDLLGGESM
- the LOC132914611 gene encoding protein Gawky isoform X5, which translates into the protein MFPHNSSSHEISTETNAFVQNSMGDVVVLGKSSPIRVGEGRESENDRYCDIEFINNMMAKPNSHRENTAANDFLTVLSNQTGKFILTSRSSTCQSVASSTTKHPTKNHLLTSFSVLNIRVLSISVNLRLTGDKCAIDEGVPSLVRIPKSDRPSSGHFSLDSLDNYSLLGSCLHPGKYNNIKSNSSLLSNNNDNYKSVILLSSTSNHYFLRVEMDGGAIAMRLRTSKILILNLKEKTVEMLSWVINGISDVATITVGALSFQDNVKSNEPSGTYFASYRYSGSYTRLGPEFVKSLSKSTIGDRFRVKGENQDEFALYIPTMTTCKPTMTLTRQSASRIIGVPGSRPNYFEILWPDQMHTPHKFYGSLSNCLTEYHNDSLPEGKEKENNSSKCFGNFNEQIQYRNIGENTINDNELKRIRSQTAVYFNDEHYTQTGVFCFCGFERNYDCQNSHELIERNVSISLSCSSLLKRTKLKYQAFTGVIDGRYSSENLCDLYQSRETLFKVLQAIGFNVENIFTESLVNSKQFSLTSSTCQTAQFIDSENSNEAMKTDAIAVNLHNCNQFKKYKAAAPGSKDKRTTNGNLTVSTPVEEISSRNYPISSFSGRKEVDNANGASRTYLIHCARNLIAASIGVSKDILQAYRTDLKHVLTLLFGQICDLDEFNLGYKKRWGIPGILRLAGGGENSLNSGGTTNWGSTQTSTTNNNNNNQSGWGGNSGNPSGSSGAPGNWTGNSVNRSVAGNPNSNQNQGPPGGQNVPGNVNKVSNPNQQSNQQSGPPTSQSSGTSQGGQNSNQWSQGKSNNPGGSSQNSSVQNNNTSAQQQQQQQQQSNSSNNNNQSNNQAQGSVNSSNTPANNNPSTKQQLEQLNTVREALFSQDGWGCQNVNQDTNWDVPTSPEPSMSKDGVPMWKTPVNNGTDLWEANLRNGGQPPPQQQAKTPWGHTPATNIGGTWGEDDEAADTSNMWTGAPTSSQPNSAAGQWTTGTSNQTGMWGGSNWGDPRIDHRDPRDLRSVDPREMRDPRDHRMSLDPREHIRVMDPMARDPRMADMRGDPRGISGRLNGANADAMWGQPPGPPHHQMGHQHPSGPPTKMLNPSNINQWAAPPPKDIMPGKPSGWEEPSPPTQRRNVPNYDDGTSLWGNPAVNQRTIPGSKVSHWKDLPTPNIGRGGMQCPPGMPQNRMPAQPGMKPDVSGPMWGHPGAAGGRNGSWAEGPHDTGSWDDPKTPSTWNEAQLNPGTWGGPSAHKPKPMGPTGSWADTDMDPTPSWGHPTKPTLTKEVIWNSREFRYLCDMGYKKEDVELALRTREMNREEALELLSQVRPLDQWRRHDAHSTYDPTNQATTAPAYPRFNHVAQQMSFPPGAGVPSGNATGSVGGSVASASLLKLQQQQQQTAVPLQQQQPSSNAPQPPFNQASRAPQNQPSTQQLRMLVQQIQLAVQEGYLNHQILNQPLAPQTLILLNQLLQQIKVLQQLHQQHSVQSTMKGNGQSVLQISVQITKTKQQIANLQNQIAVQQATYMKQQQQQQQQQQQQQQHPVPPSQSSEYYKSSVHDPMSALQNSFTDLTMNKEPPVSQQQSRLNQWKLPSLDKDGELVTNEFSRAPGTTSKPAATPAGLTRSHSSPNMNPLLGQGDGTWSTRLGESGWPDPGNSDSTDGKDWQPTGAAAGAAAFTDLVPEFEPGKPWKMKSIEDDPSITPGSIVRSPLSLATIKDPDAIFSSSSKTSPPPQQPTNPDTSIPSLSNSTWTFNPPATTPNAFTSSKNTWGESAPPPTAVTSELWGAPMSKVRGPPPGLSSKSTGNTSNGWAGFGTVSRSSSWGFQSSTNAAWVSTWLLLKNLTPQIDGSTLKTLCMQHGPVQDFRLYLNHGIALTKYSSRDEAIKAQGALNNCVLGNTTIFAESPADTEVHSLLQQLSHGGQQQAGATTGAGWGLRPSNKTGPPPDTWGGSSSQLWGAPPSSNSLWSSAGIDSNDQQRATPSSLNSYLPGDLLGGESM
- the LOC132914611 gene encoding trinucleotide repeat-containing gene 6C protein isoform X8; the protein is MFPHNSSSHEISTETNAFVQNSMGDVVVLGKSSPIRVGEGRESENDRYCDIEFINNMMAKPNSHRENTAANDFLTVLSNQTGKFILTSRSSTCQSVASSTTKHPTKNHLLTSFSVLNIRVLSISVNLRLTGDKCAIDEGVPSLVRIPKSDRPSSGHFSLDSLDNYSLLGSCLHPGKYNNIKSNSSLLSNNNDNYKSVILLSSTSNHYFLRVEMDGGAIAMRLRTSKILILNLKEKTVEMLSWVINGISDVATITVGALSFQDNVKSNEPSGTYFASYRYSGSYTRLGPEFVKSLSKSTIGDRFRVKGENQDEFALYIPTMTTCKPTMTLTRQSASRIIGVPGSRPNYFEILWPDQMHTPHKFYGSLSNCLTEYHNDSLPEGKEKENNSSKCFGNFNEQIQYRNIGENTINDNELKRIRSQTAVYFNDEHYTQTGVFCFCGFERNYDCQNSHELIERNVSISLSCSSLLKRTKLKYQAFTGVIDGRYSSENLCDLYQSRETLFKVLQAIGFNVENIFTESLVNSKQFSLTSSTCQTAQFIDSENSNEAMKTDAIAVNLHNCNQFKKYKAAAPGSKDKRTTNGNLTVSTPVEEISSRNYPISSFSGRKEVDNANGASRTYLIHCARNLIAASIGVSKDILQAYRTDLKHVLTLLFGQICDLDEFNLGYKKRWGIPGILRLAGGGENSLNSGGTTNWGSTQTSTTNNNNNNQSGWGGNSGNPSGSSGAPGNWTGNSVNRSVAGNPNSNQNQGPPGGQNVPGNVNKVSNPNQQSNQQSGPPTSQSSGTSQGGQNSNQWSQGKSNNPGGSSQNSSVQNNNTSAQQQQQQQQQSNSSNNNNQSNNQAQGSVNSSNTPANNNPSTKQQLEQLNTVREALFSQDGWGCQNVNQDTNWDVPTSPEPSMSKDGVPMWKTPVNNGTDLWEANLRNGGQPPPQQQAKTPWGHTPATNIGGTWGEDDEAADTSNMWTGAPTSSQPNSAAGQWTTGTSNQTGMWGGSNWGDPRIDHRDPRDLRSVDPREMRDPRDHRMSLDPREHIRVMDPMARDPRMADMRGDPRGISGRLNGANADAMWGQPPGPPHHQMGHQHPSGPPTKMLNPSNINQWAAPPPKDIMPGKPSGWEEPSPPTQRRNVPNYDDGTSLWGNPAVNQRTIPGSKVSHWKDLPTPNIGRGGMQCPPGMPQNRMPAQPGMKPDVSGPMWGHPGAAGGRNGSWAEGPHDTGSWDDPKTPSTWNEAQLNPGTWGGPSAHKPKPMGPTGSWADTDMDPTPSWGHPTKPTLTKEVIWNSREFRYLCDMGYKKEDVELALRTREMNREEALELLSQVRPLDQWRRHDAHSTYDPTNQATTAPAYPRFNHVAQQMSFPPGAGVPSGNATGSVGGSVASASLLKLQQQQQQTAVPLQQQQPSSNAPQPPFNQVNVASRAPQNQPSTQQLRMLVQQIQLAVQEGYLNHQILNQPLAPQTLILLNQLLQQIKVLQQLHQQHSVQSTMKGNGQSVLQISVQITKTKQQIANLQNQIAVQQATYMKQQQQQQQQQQQQQQHPVPPSQSSEYYKSSVHDPMSALQNSFTDLTMNKEPPVSQQQSRLNQWKLPSLDKDGELVTNEFSRAPGTTSKPAATPAGLTRSHSSPNMNPLLGQGDGTWSTRLGESGWPDPGNSDSTDGKDWQPTGAAAGAAAFTDLVPEFEPGKPWKCLTSKGVKQSTRW